A genome region from Labrys wisconsinensis includes the following:
- a CDS encoding flavin monoamine oxidase family protein produces the protein MRRNAVQSPLQQPAAAAADWDVVIIGGGAAGVGAARRLAASGLRILMLEAAARIGGRAFTTEIAGLALDLGCGWLHSADRNPWVGIAEASGFTVDRRLPAWGQQYRDLGFSRAERAAADRAFATWHERLTTAPPPSDRAADALEPGGPWNAYLQAISGLVNGAGLEQLSVADYLAYDEASTARNWRATAGYGTLVAASLPATTALRLATPAQAVALDRGGVRIATAAGTVTGRSAILAVSTAVLAGDAIRLPAALDAWRHAAACLPLGRDEKLFLEIVGDGPFAAETHVLGDPRDAGTGAYYIRPLGRPVIEGFFGGEGAGALAEAGPAAGFALAVDQLAALFGADVRRCLRPLAASAWSRSDRIGGAYSHALPGHAAARGDLARPFEDRLFFAGEATHGSDFSTAHGAYESGVRAAEEALAALKVRARTASGVRRER, from the coding sequence ATGCGGCGCAACGCGGTGCAGAGCCCCTTGCAGCAGCCGGCCGCCGCCGCTGCCGACTGGGACGTGGTCATCATCGGGGGCGGAGCGGCCGGCGTCGGCGCGGCCCGCCGGCTGGCGGCGAGCGGCCTGCGCATCCTGATGCTGGAGGCGGCGGCGCGGATCGGCGGCCGCGCCTTCACCACGGAGATCGCCGGGCTCGCCCTCGACCTCGGCTGCGGATGGCTCCATTCCGCCGACCGCAATCCCTGGGTCGGGATCGCCGAAGCCTCGGGCTTCACCGTCGACCGCCGCCTGCCGGCCTGGGGACAGCAATATCGCGACCTCGGCTTTTCCCGCGCGGAGCGCGCGGCGGCGGACAGGGCGTTCGCCACCTGGCACGAGCGCCTGACGACGGCGCCGCCGCCGAGCGACCGTGCCGCCGACGCGCTGGAGCCGGGCGGCCCCTGGAACGCCTACCTCCAGGCGATCAGCGGCTTGGTCAACGGTGCCGGGCTCGAGCAGCTCTCGGTCGCCGATTACCTCGCCTATGACGAGGCGTCGACCGCACGCAACTGGCGGGCCACGGCCGGCTACGGCACGCTCGTCGCCGCCAGCCTGCCGGCGACGACGGCGCTGCGCCTCGCCACGCCGGCGCAGGCTGTCGCGCTCGACCGGGGCGGCGTGCGCATCGCCACGGCGGCCGGCACCGTCACCGGCCGCAGCGCCATCCTCGCCGTCTCGACCGCCGTGCTCGCCGGCGACGCCATCCGCCTGCCGGCCGCGCTCGATGCCTGGCGCCATGCCGCCGCCTGCCTGCCGCTCGGGCGCGATGAGAAGCTGTTCCTGGAGATCGTCGGCGACGGCCCGTTCGCGGCGGAGACGCATGTGCTGGGCGACCCGCGCGACGCCGGCACGGGCGCCTATTACATCCGACCGCTCGGCCGGCCGGTGATCGAGGGCTTCTTCGGCGGGGAGGGGGCCGGGGCGCTGGCCGAGGCCGGGCCCGCCGCCGGCTTCGCCCTGGCGGTCGACCAGCTCGCGGCTTTGTTCGGCGCGGACGTCCGCCGCTGCCTGCGCCCGCTCGCCGCCTCGGCCTGGAGCCGGAGCGACCGCATCGGCGGCGCCTACAGCCACGCGCTGCCGGGCCATGCGGCGGCGCGCGGCGACCTCGCCCGCCCCTTCGAGGATCGGCTGTTCTTTGCCGGCGAGGCGACGCACGGCAGCGACTTCTCCACCGCCCACGGCGCCTATGAGAGCGGCGTCCGCGCCGCCGAGGAGGCGCTCGCCGCCCTGAAGGTGCGCGCCCGCACGGCCTCGGGCGTGCGGCGGGAGCGGTGA
- a CDS encoding sterol desaturase family protein codes for MDDTLYGKRDKRGDWKPFKPIQYPPVFVWPAQPVAFVKWLFGYPGYILPWNLLYAAVGAALWLWLTPPMDEMRSFAPGWIAYLLARNAAIVFLFFGAFHLRLYIQKRQGTAFKFNGKWPSTGNSAFLFGNQTVDNMIWTFASAVPLWTAYEAVTLWAFANGFIPFVDFAMHPVYGVALMLLVPAWRDVHFYAVHRLIHWPPLYHAVHKLHHNNVNPGPWSGLAMHPVEHLLYFSCVLIHWVVPSHPVHALFSLAHAALAPAPGHAGFDKLVVGEETAIDTHSYDHYLHHKFFECNYADGVVPLDKWFGTFHDGSTEAEVAMNRRFMERARRQAEKRARRESKAN; via the coding sequence ATGGACGATACGCTCTACGGGAAACGCGACAAGCGCGGGGATTGGAAGCCGTTCAAGCCGATCCAATATCCGCCGGTCTTCGTCTGGCCGGCGCAGCCGGTGGCCTTCGTCAAATGGCTCTTCGGCTATCCCGGCTACATCCTGCCCTGGAACCTCCTCTACGCCGCCGTCGGTGCCGCCCTCTGGCTATGGCTGACGCCGCCGATGGACGAGATGAGGAGCTTCGCGCCGGGCTGGATCGCCTATCTCCTGGCGCGCAACGCGGCGATCGTCTTCCTGTTCTTCGGCGCCTTCCACCTCAGGCTCTACATCCAGAAGAGGCAGGGCACGGCGTTCAAATTCAACGGCAAATGGCCGTCGACCGGAAATTCCGCCTTCCTGTTCGGCAACCAGACCGTCGACAACATGATCTGGACCTTCGCCAGCGCCGTCCCGCTCTGGACGGCCTATGAGGCCGTGACGCTCTGGGCCTTCGCCAACGGCTTCATTCCCTTCGTCGACTTCGCTATGCACCCGGTCTACGGCGTGGCGCTGATGCTGCTGGTGCCGGCCTGGCGCGACGTGCATTTCTACGCCGTGCACCGGCTGATCCACTGGCCGCCGCTCTACCACGCCGTGCACAAGCTGCATCACAACAACGTCAATCCCGGGCCCTGGTCGGGGCTCGCCATGCACCCGGTGGAGCACCTGCTCTACTTTTCCTGCGTGCTGATCCACTGGGTGGTGCCCTCCCACCCGGTGCACGCGCTGTTCAGCCTCGCCCACGCGGCCCTGGCGCCGGCGCCCGGCCATGCCGGCTTCGACAAGCTGGTGGTCGGCGAGGAGACGGCGATCGACACCCATTCCTACGACCACTACCTCCACCACAAATTTTTCGAGTGCAACTATGCCGACGGCGTGGTGCCGCTCGACAAATGGTTCGGCACCTTCCACGACGGTTCGACCGAGGCGGAGGTGGCGATGAACCGGCGCTTCATGGAACGTGCGCGCCGCCAGGCCGAGAAACGGGCTCGGCGCGAATCCAAGGCCAATTGA
- a CDS encoding peroxiredoxin — protein sequence MALQLNEIAPDFEAQTTEGKIRFHEWLGDSWGVLFSHPKDFTPVCTTELGYMARIKPEFDRRGVKIIGLSVDPIDRHAGWVRDIEETQGHAPNFPMIADVDYTVSKLYGMLPAPVSGDPTQRTAADNQTVRNVFVVGPDKKVKLILVYPMTTGRNFDEVLRVIDSLQLTAKHKVATPVNWKNGEDVIIAGSVSDDDARKQYPEGWKAPKPYIRIVPQPH from the coding sequence ATGGCTCTGCAACTGAACGAAATCGCGCCCGACTTCGAGGCGCAGACCACCGAGGGGAAGATCCGCTTCCACGAATGGCTCGGCGACAGCTGGGGCGTGCTGTTCTCGCATCCTAAGGACTTCACGCCGGTCTGCACCACCGAGCTCGGCTACATGGCCCGGATCAAGCCGGAATTCGACAGGCGCGGCGTCAAGATCATCGGGCTCTCGGTCGACCCGATCGACCGCCATGCCGGCTGGGTCCGGGATATCGAGGAGACGCAGGGCCATGCCCCGAACTTTCCGATGATCGCGGACGTCGACTACACCGTCTCCAAGCTCTACGGCATGCTGCCGGCGCCGGTCTCGGGCGACCCGACCCAGCGCACCGCTGCCGACAACCAGACCGTGCGCAACGTCTTCGTCGTCGGGCCGGACAAGAAGGTCAAGCTGATCCTGGTCTATCCCATGACCACCGGGCGCAACTTCGACGAGGTGCTGCGCGTCATCGACTCGCTCCAGCTCACCGCCAAGCACAAGGTGGCCACGCCGGTGAACTGGAAGAACGGCGAGGACGTGATCATCGCCGGCTCCGTCTCGGACGACGACGCCCGGAAGCAGTATCCCGAGGGCTGGAAGGCGCCCAAGCCCTACATCCGCATCGTGCCGCAGCCGCATTGA
- a CDS encoding LacI family DNA-binding transcriptional regulator, with the protein MKTARLSDIAREAEVGTATVERVLNSRGNVRPETVERVVLAARKLGYDRRLPERYRGIIRIEVIMMRPDTPFFERLNHAFARIAASLDASILVHRTFLDENDPLGVARHIANPGFRRSGLIIVAPDHPEVKARLREARAAGVTVVPIVSRIGEEGPFVGIDNYAAGRTAAYYMANLLKPRPGRLVALCHSGAYQVHKERIRGFSDYLAEHPDPAQPFALVMFGLDEQLRSAELFEDTLKAFPDVIGIYNAGGANAGVAAVLERSGRGRPILWIGHELTEDSRAWLKSGLMDIVLDQAPEIQARRAIDTVLRRIGFIEVEVSTEPVRFLTINAENL; encoded by the coding sequence ATGAAGACGGCGCGGCTGAGCGACATCGCCCGCGAGGCGGAGGTCGGAACCGCGACGGTCGAGCGGGTGCTGAACTCGCGCGGCAATGTCCGGCCCGAGACGGTGGAGCGGGTCGTGCTGGCGGCGCGCAAGCTCGGCTACGACCGGCGGCTGCCCGAGCGCTACCGCGGCATCATCCGCATCGAGGTCATCATGATGCGGCCGGACACGCCGTTCTTCGAGCGGCTCAACCACGCCTTCGCCCGCATCGCCGCCTCGCTCGACGCCAGCATCCTGGTCCACCGCACCTTTCTCGACGAGAACGACCCGCTCGGCGTCGCCCGTCACATCGCCAATCCCGGCTTCCGCCGCTCCGGGCTGATCATCGTCGCGCCGGACCATCCGGAGGTGAAGGCGCGCCTCCGCGAAGCCAGGGCAGCCGGGGTGACGGTCGTGCCGATCGTCTCGCGCATCGGCGAGGAGGGTCCCTTCGTCGGCATCGACAACTATGCGGCCGGACGCACGGCGGCCTACTACATGGCGAACCTGCTGAAGCCCCGGCCCGGCCGGCTGGTGGCGCTCTGCCACAGCGGCGCCTACCAGGTGCACAAGGAGCGCATCCGCGGCTTTTCCGACTACCTCGCCGAGCATCCCGACCCGGCGCAGCCATTCGCCCTGGTCATGTTCGGCCTCGACGAGCAACTGCGCTCGGCTGAGTTGTTCGAGGACACGCTGAAGGCCTTTCCGGATGTGATCGGCATCTACAATGCCGGCGGCGCCAATGCCGGCGTCGCGGCGGTGCTCGAGCGCAGCGGCCGCGGCCGGCCGATCCTGTGGATCGGCCACGAGCTGACCGAGGATTCGCGCGCCTGGCTGAAATCCGGGCTGATGGACATCGTGCTCGACCAGGCCCCGGAGATCCAGGCCCGGCGCGCCATCGACACGGTGCTGCGCCGGATCGGCTTCATCGAGGTCGAGGTCAGCACCGAGCCGGTGCGCTTCCTCACCATCAACGCCGAGAACCTGTGA
- a CDS encoding PIN domain-containing protein codes for MAASFFDTNVLVYLASSDAAKAERAESVIAGGGAISVQVLNELANVARRKMRMSWTDIHTLLSTLRSLLTVHTVTVEMHETGLALAERQGLSTCDAMIVAAALHARCDTLWSQDMQDGMVRAEGLRIIDPFRQPPLTEPAPGFYAAAFTPRSSQARSNSSSSAP; via the coding sequence ATGGCCGCTAGCTTCTTCGACACCAACGTCCTCGTCTATCTCGCCTCGAGCGATGCCGCCAAGGCCGAGCGGGCCGAGAGCGTCATTGCCGGCGGCGGCGCGATCAGCGTGCAGGTCCTCAACGAGCTCGCCAACGTCGCCCGTCGCAAGATGCGGATGTCGTGGACGGACATCCACACGCTCCTGTCGACGCTGCGCAGCCTGCTCACCGTCCATACCGTCACCGTCGAGATGCACGAGACCGGACTGGCCCTCGCCGAGCGTCAGGGCCTCTCCACCTGCGATGCCATGATCGTCGCCGCGGCGCTCCATGCCCGCTGCGACACGCTGTGGTCGCAAGACATGCAGGACGGCATGGTCCGCGCCGAAGGCCTGCGCATCATCGATCCCTTCCGGCAGCCCCCCCTGACGGAGCCGGCCCCAGGCTTCTATGCCGCCGCGTTCACGCCGCGCAGCAGCCAAGCCCGGTCGAACAGCTCCAGCAGCGCCCCGTAG
- a CDS encoding AbrB/MazE/SpoVT family DNA-binding domain-containing protein translates to MQVAKWSNSLAVGLPAAVVEALELREGDEIEIRVAEARRFEIARKPGRNELLARLRAFRGRLPADFKFDRDEANGR, encoded by the coding sequence ATGCAGGTTGCAAAATGGAGCAACAGCCTGGCGGTCGGGCTTCCCGCCGCGGTGGTCGAGGCGCTCGAGCTTCGCGAGGGAGACGAGATCGAGATCCGCGTCGCCGAGGCTCGGCGGTTCGAGATTGCCCGCAAGCCCGGCCGCAACGAGCTGCTGGCGCGGCTGCGTGCCTTCCGAGGCCGCCTCCCGGCCGACTTCAAGTTCGACCGGGACGAGGCGAATGGCCGCTAG
- a CDS encoding GFA family protein yields the protein MSDGKTRFTGGCLCGALRYEARGEPQGMALCYCADCRKASGSGFVPVIGFPAAAITFSGESRSFASTAWNGGEAVRNFCPVCGGLVFGGERGKESSYNIYAGSLDDPAPFRPSVAIFACSRPDWALIPPGVTAFDRMPGEAPPG from the coding sequence ATGAGCGACGGCAAGACACGTTTCACCGGCGGCTGCCTCTGCGGCGCCTTGCGTTATGAGGCGCGGGGCGAGCCGCAGGGCATGGCCCTTTGCTATTGCGCCGACTGCCGCAAGGCCTCGGGCTCGGGCTTCGTCCCGGTCATCGGCTTTCCCGCCGCCGCCATCACCTTCAGCGGCGAGTCCCGGTCCTTCGCCTCCACGGCCTGGAACGGCGGCGAGGCCGTGCGCAACTTCTGCCCGGTCTGCGGCGGCCTGGTGTTCGGCGGCGAGCGCGGCAAGGAGTCCTCGTACAACATCTATGCCGGCTCCCTCGACGATCCCGCGCCCTTCCGCCCCAGCGTGGCGATCTTCGCCTGCAGCCGTCCGGACTGGGCGCTCATCCCGCCCGGCGTGACCGCCTTCGACCGCATGCCCGGCGAGGCCCCGCCGGGCTGA
- a CDS encoding substrate-binding domain-containing protein: protein MRKWLAAALGVCGLLFGQAAMAAERIVFVGHWSESDSFFNVIRNSAQLAADQLGVSIEFRNPAGGDLSEMGRLIDQAIASKPAGIISTVPDEAIVGGSLGNAVASGIPVVIVNSGSAEIARKIGALRYIGQAEYEAGKAAGEKARAADVKSFVCVNHFFQHPASHQRCRGFADGLGVEIGDQEIDSGSDPNDVVARTAAFLKAHPGTQAILTLGPTGADPMIKWVKEQGGAEKYYFATFDLSQDIAGAMKEGMIKVAVDQQPFIQGYGAVETLTNYVRFGVLQANDVFSGPGLITKDNLDQVLALAGKYR from the coding sequence ATGAGAAAGTGGCTTGCCGCGGCGCTCGGCGTCTGCGGGCTGTTGTTCGGGCAGGCGGCCATGGCGGCCGAGCGTATCGTCTTCGTCGGGCACTGGTCGGAATCGGATTCGTTCTTCAACGTGATCCGCAATTCGGCGCAGCTCGCCGCCGACCAGCTGGGCGTTTCGATCGAGTTCCGCAATCCAGCGGGCGGGGACCTCTCCGAGATGGGGCGGCTGATCGACCAGGCGATCGCCTCGAAGCCGGCCGGCATCATCTCCACCGTGCCGGACGAAGCGATCGTCGGCGGCTCGCTCGGCAATGCCGTCGCCTCCGGCATCCCGGTGGTGATCGTCAATTCCGGCTCGGCCGAGATCGCCCGCAAGATCGGCGCGCTGCGCTATATCGGTCAGGCGGAATATGAAGCCGGCAAGGCAGCAGGCGAGAAAGCCAGGGCGGCCGACGTGAAGAGCTTCGTCTGCGTCAACCACTTCTTCCAGCACCCGGCCTCGCACCAGCGCTGCCGGGGCTTCGCGGACGGGCTTGGAGTCGAGATCGGCGACCAGGAGATCGATTCCGGCAGCGATCCCAACGACGTGGTCGCCCGCACCGCCGCCTTCCTGAAGGCGCATCCCGGCACGCAGGCCATCCTGACGCTGGGGCCGACCGGGGCGGATCCGATGATCAAATGGGTCAAGGAACAGGGGGGCGCCGAGAAATACTACTTTGCCACCTTCGATCTCAGCCAGGACATCGCCGGGGCGATGAAGGAGGGCATGATCAAGGTCGCGGTCGACCAGCAGCCCTTCATCCAGGGCTATGGCGCGGTGGAAACGCTGACCAACTATGTCCGCTTCGGGGTGCTGCAGGCCAATGACGTGTTCTCCGGGCCGGGCCTGATCACCAAGGACAATCTCGATCAGGTGCTGGCGCTCGCCGGCAAGTACCGCTGA
- a CDS encoding MBL fold metallo-hydrolase, whose product MIFRQLFDSVSGTYSYLLASRRGGEALIIDPVLEKVDRYLQLVRELDLRLVKAVDTHLHADHITGLGALRDQTHCITVMGEQTKADVVSMRLADGDKLTVEGLALDVIYTPGHTDDSYSFVLPDRVFTGDTLLIRGTGRTDFQNGDPRQQYESIFGRLLKLPDQTLVYPAHDYKGETVSTIGEERAFNPRLQVKSVEDYIEIMTSLKLANPKMMDVAVPANMKVGLHQDEIAARGWAVTAREALALVGSPDVALVDLRERAEQDRRGVIPGALHVPYPTLPETIAPGGILHELARATGKRLVFYCAFGERSAMAVEAAQDAGLASARHIEGGIDAWSRAGGALTR is encoded by the coding sequence ATGATCTTCCGTCAGCTCTTCGATTCCGTCTCCGGCACCTATTCCTATCTCCTCGCCAGCCGCAGGGGTGGCGAGGCCCTGATCATCGACCCCGTGCTGGAGAAGGTGGACCGCTATCTCCAGCTCGTGCGCGAGCTCGACCTCAGGCTGGTCAAGGCGGTGGACACGCACCTGCACGCCGACCACATCACCGGCCTCGGCGCGCTGCGCGACCAGACCCACTGCATCACCGTGATGGGCGAGCAGACCAAGGCCGACGTGGTGTCGATGCGCCTTGCCGACGGCGACAAGCTGACCGTCGAGGGCCTCGCCCTCGACGTGATCTACACGCCCGGCCACACCGACGATTCCTACAGCTTCGTGCTCCCCGACCGGGTCTTCACCGGCGACACGCTGCTGATCCGCGGCACCGGCCGCACCGACTTCCAGAACGGTGACCCGCGCCAGCAATACGAGTCGATCTTCGGCCGCCTCCTGAAGCTGCCCGACCAAACGCTGGTTTATCCGGCCCACGACTATAAGGGCGAGACGGTCTCGACCATCGGCGAGGAGCGGGCGTTCAACCCGCGCCTGCAGGTAAAGTCGGTCGAGGACTATATCGAGATCATGACCAGCCTGAAGCTCGCCAATCCGAAGATGATGGACGTCGCCGTGCCGGCCAACATGAAAGTCGGCCTGCACCAGGACGAGATCGCGGCGCGCGGCTGGGCCGTCACCGCCCGCGAGGCGCTGGCGCTGGTGGGCAGCCCCGACGTGGCGCTGGTCGACCTGCGCGAGCGTGCCGAGCAGGACAGGCGCGGCGTCATTCCCGGCGCGCTGCACGTGCCCTACCCCACCCTGCCCGAGACCATCGCGCCGGGCGGCATCCTGCACGAGCTCGCCCGCGCGACCGGCAAGCGCCTCGTCTTCTACTGCGCCTTCGGCGAGCGCTCGGCGATGGCAGTTGAGGCCGCGCAGGACGCAGGTCTCGCCTCGGCCCGCCACATCGAGGGCGGCATCGACGCCTGGAGCAGGGCGGGCGGGGCGCTCACGCGTTAG
- a CDS encoding LysR family transcriptional regulator, translated as MRQNGLGDLTAFLAVAEERSFTRAAARLGTSQSALSHTVRRLEERLGLRLLTRTTRSVAPTEAGDRLLETLRPALDEIDAKLTALGELREKPAGTVRITTSRHAAETILWPALARLLPDYPDIRVELSIDPALTDIVAERFDAGVRLGEQVAKDMIAVRIGPELRMALVGAPAYFTRRPAPETPHDLTRHACINLRMSTLGGLYAWEFEKDGRPLNVRVDGQLVLNDMSLILKAAVEGLGLAYTLEDQVLGLVEEGKLLRVLSDWCPPFPGYHLYYPSRRQQSPAFALLVEALRHRVSR; from the coding sequence ATGCGGCAGAACGGACTCGGAGACCTGACGGCTTTCCTCGCGGTCGCCGAGGAGCGCAGCTTCACCCGCGCCGCGGCCAGGCTCGGCACCTCCCAGTCCGCCCTCAGCCACACTGTCCGCCGCCTGGAGGAGCGCCTCGGGCTGCGGCTCCTGACCCGCACGACGCGCAGCGTCGCCCCGACCGAGGCGGGCGACCGGCTGCTCGAGACGCTCCGCCCGGCGCTGGACGAGATCGACGCCAAGCTCACCGCCCTCGGCGAGCTGAGGGAGAAGCCGGCCGGCACCGTCCGCATCACCACCAGCCGGCACGCGGCCGAGACGATTCTGTGGCCGGCCCTGGCCCGGCTGCTGCCGGACTATCCCGACATCCGGGTCGAGCTGTCGATCGACCCGGCGCTGACCGACATCGTCGCCGAGCGCTTCGACGCCGGCGTGCGCCTCGGCGAGCAGGTGGCCAAGGACATGATCGCGGTGCGCATCGGGCCGGAGCTGCGCATGGCCCTGGTGGGAGCTCCCGCCTATTTCACCCGCCGGCCGGCGCCGGAGACGCCGCACGACCTGACCCGTCACGCTTGCATCAACCTGCGCATGTCGACTCTCGGCGGGCTCTACGCCTGGGAGTTCGAGAAGGACGGCCGACCGCTCAACGTGCGCGTCGACGGGCAGCTCGTGCTCAACGACATGTCCCTGATCCTCAAGGCGGCGGTCGAAGGCCTCGGCCTCGCCTACACCCTGGAGGACCAGGTGCTCGGCCTGGTCGAGGAGGGCAAGCTCCTGCGCGTGCTCAGCGACTGGTGCCCGCCCTTCCCCGGCTATCATCTCTACTATCCCAGCCGCCGGCAGCAGTCGCCGGCCTTCGCCCTGCTGGTCGAGGCGCTGCGCCACCGCGTTTCGCGCTGA
- a CDS encoding SDR family oxidoreductase: protein MKQGRLAGKIALVTGASSGIGEAAALALAAEGARVALAARRLPRLADLADRIRRSGGTAEAIAADVADEAQATAMVRHVLDTHGRLDMLLAVAGIGVAAPYADTTTAECRAMVDVNILGFLYPLAAALPAMKRQGSGHVVVVSSGTGRYIHPSTVYSGTKHAVSAMAESLRREVGAAGIRVTCVEPGAVRTQFTAQMRPAVRDAVARRLGAMEQLEGEDVAAAILYAVTQPPRVNVNILTIYPTQQA, encoded by the coding sequence ATGAAGCAAGGCAGGCTCGCCGGAAAGATCGCGCTCGTGACGGGCGCATCCTCCGGCATCGGCGAGGCGGCGGCGCTGGCCCTGGCAGCCGAGGGAGCCCGTGTCGCTCTCGCGGCGCGGCGCCTGCCGCGTCTCGCGGACTTGGCCGACCGCATCCGCCGCAGCGGCGGCACCGCCGAGGCGATCGCCGCCGACGTGGCCGACGAGGCGCAGGCGACCGCCATGGTGCGGCACGTGCTCGACACGCATGGCCGGCTCGACATGCTGCTCGCCGTGGCCGGCATCGGTGTGGCGGCCCCTTACGCCGACACGACGACGGCCGAATGCCGCGCCATGGTCGACGTCAACATCCTCGGCTTCCTCTACCCTCTCGCCGCCGCGCTGCCGGCGATGAAGCGGCAGGGCTCGGGCCATGTCGTCGTGGTCTCCTCCGGAACAGGGCGCTACATCCATCCGTCGACCGTCTATTCCGGCACCAAGCACGCGGTCAGCGCGATGGCGGAATCGCTGCGGCGCGAGGTCGGCGCCGCCGGCATCCGCGTCACCTGCGTCGAGCCCGGCGCGGTCAGGACGCAGTTCACGGCGCAGATGCGCCCCGCGGTGCGCGACGCCGTGGCGCGTCGGCTCGGCGCCATGGAGCAACTCGAAGGCGAGGACGTCGCCGCCGCCATCCTCTACGCCGTGACGCAACCGCCGCGCGTCAACGTCAACATCCTGACGATCTATCCGACGCAGCAGGCTTGA
- a CDS encoding ABC transporter permease, with amino-acid sequence MTVEAKGAVALGDERLRRLSRMRRAMIRPELGAICGTAAVFLFFLAVAPGSGMFSLEGVMNWGTVAAQFAIIAVGACLLMIAGEFDLSVGSMIGFAGIVIALLSTTFGCPVWLSILAAFAAALAVGALNGFLVIRTGLPSFIVTLASLFVLRGLTIYIPIRTNGSTIIGGVRTAAADDWLAPLFGGKVLGGLFVRLADIGLVDTFKAGAKAGRPVVDGIPMLMVWAVVLVVGAQLLLTRTGFGNWIFAAGGDANAARNVGVPVGRVKILMFMLSAFCATVFAACQVLEFGSAAADRGLLKEFEAIISVVIGGTLLTGGYGTVVGAALGALIFGVVQQGLFFAGVESSLFRVFLGIILLVAVVLNTYIRRLITGER; translated from the coding sequence ATGACCGTGGAAGCCAAGGGCGCCGTGGCGCTCGGCGACGAGCGCCTGCGCCGGCTGTCGCGGATGCGCCGCGCGATGATCCGGCCGGAGCTCGGCGCGATCTGCGGCACCGCCGCCGTCTTCCTCTTCTTCCTCGCGGTGGCGCCGGGCTCCGGCATGTTCTCGCTGGAAGGGGTGATGAACTGGGGCACGGTGGCGGCGCAGTTCGCCATCATCGCCGTCGGGGCCTGCCTCCTGATGATCGCCGGGGAATTCGATCTCTCCGTCGGCTCGATGATCGGCTTTGCCGGCATCGTCATCGCGCTCCTGTCGACCACGTTCGGCTGTCCGGTCTGGCTGTCGATCCTGGCCGCCTTCGCCGCGGCCCTCGCCGTCGGTGCCCTCAACGGCTTCCTGGTGATCCGCACCGGCCTGCCGTCCTTCATCGTGACGCTGGCCTCGCTGTTCGTGCTGCGGGGCCTCACCATCTACATTCCGATCAGGACCAACGGGTCGACCATCATCGGCGGCGTCAGGACGGCGGCCGCGGACGACTGGCTGGCGCCCCTGTTCGGCGGCAAGGTTCTCGGCGGCCTGTTCGTCCGGCTGGCGGATATCGGCCTCGTCGACACCTTCAAGGCCGGCGCGAAGGCGGGCCGGCCGGTGGTGGACGGCATTCCCATGCTGATGGTGTGGGCCGTGGTGCTGGTCGTCGGCGCGCAGCTGCTCCTGACCCGCACCGGCTTCGGCAACTGGATCTTCGCCGCCGGGGGCGATGCCAATGCGGCCCGCAACGTCGGCGTGCCGGTCGGCCGGGTCAAGATCCTGATGTTCATGCTCTCGGCCTTCTGCGCCACGGTGTTCGCCGCCTGCCAGGTGCTCGAGTTCGGCTCGGCCGCCGCCGACCGCGGCCTGCTCAAGGAGTTCGAGGCGATCATCTCGGTGGTCATCGGCGGCACGCTCCTGACCGGCGGCTACGGCACCGTGGTCGGCGCGGCGCTCGGCGCGCTGATCTTCGGGGTGGTGCAGCAGGGCCTGTTCTTCGCCGGCGTCGAAAGCTCGCTGTTCCGGGTGTTCCTCGGCATCATCCTGCTGGTGGCCGTGGTGCTCAACACCTATATTCGCCGGCTCATCACCGGCGAGCGCTGA